CACCATCATGTTTGCCAACAATGAGATCGGGACGATCCAGCCGGTGAAGGAGATCGGCGAGATCGCAAAGGAGCACGGCATCCTGTTCCACACCGACGCGGTACAGGCATACGGACATGTGCCGGTGAATGTGGACGAGTACCATATTGATATGATGAGTGCCAGCGGCCACAAGATAAGCGGGCCGAAGGGCATTGGGTTCTTATATATCCGCACTGGAGTGAAGATCCGCTCCTTTGTCCACGGCGGCGCCCAGGAGCGCAAGCGCCGCGCAGGCACGGAGAATGTGCCGGGCATCGTGGGTCTTGGGAAGGCGGCGGAGATCGCCATGGAGACCTTAGAGGAGCGGGCGGAGAAAGAGGCGCAGCTTCGTGATTACCTGATGGACCGGGTGATGGCTGAGATCCCTTACACCCGTATCAATGGGCAGCGTGTCAACCGTCTGCCGAACAATGTAAATTTTTCGTTCCAGTTTGTGGAAGGGGAATCGCTGCTGATCCTGTTGGACAGCAAGGGCATCTGCGGTTCCAGCGGTTCTGCATGTACTTCCGGGTCTTTAGATCCCTCCCATGTGCTGCTGGCGATCGGCCTGCCTCATGAGATTGCACACGGGTCTCTGCGGCTGACCTTAAGCGAGGAGAACACACAGGAGGAGATGGACTATGTGGTTGACAGCCTTAAGGCGATCCTTGAGCGGCTGCGTGGAATGTCCCCGCTCTATGAGGATTTTATGAAGAAACAGGCGAAATAAGCCTGCATAAATGAAGCGGTAAAGTGATTGCAGGTATTACTGCCGGGGCGGTGGGAAATATGACGCACGGCCTGGAACAGACAGATTAAAATGATAAGATAAAGGAGAAAAATAATTATGTATACAGAAAAAGTGATGGATCATTTTGAGCATCCAAGAAACGTAGGAGAACTTGAAAACCCCAGCGGCGTTGGCACCGTAGGAAACGCCAAGTGCGGCGATATCATGAGGATGTATCTGGACATTGACGAGAACCAGGTCATCCGCGACGTGAAGTTTAAGACCTTCGGCTGTGGGGCGGCTGTGGCTACCAGCAGCATGGCGACTGAGCTGGTAAAAGGCAAGACCGTCCAGGAAGCCCTGACCATTACCAACAAAGCGGTGATGGAAGCACTTGACGGATTGCCGCCAGTTAAGGTACACTGTTCTTTGTTGGCAGAGGAAGCGATCCATGCGGCGCTGTGGGATTATGCACAGAAGAACGGGATCCAGATCGATGGCCTGAAAAAGCCGGTCAGCGATATCAGTGAACATGAAGATGATGGGGATGAGGAATATTGAATCAGAATAAAAAGGTAGTGGTAGGTATGTCAGGCGGCGTCGATTCTTCGGTGGCCGCCTGGCTTTTGACGCAGCAGGGGTATGAGGTGATCGGAGTCACCATGCAGATCTGGCAGGACGAGGAAGAGACCGTGCAGCAGGAGAACGGCGGATGCTGTGGCCTCAGCGCCGTGGACGATGCGAGACGGGTGGCCTGGCAGCTTGGTATCCCCTATTATGTGATGAACTTCAAGCGGGAGTTTAAGGCCAGTGTGATGGATTATTTTGTGGAGGAGTATCTGCGCGGGCGGACCCCCAATCCCTGTATTGCCTGCAACCGTTATGTAAAATGGGAGTCGCTGTTAAAGCGCAGCATGGACATTGGCGCGGATTATATCGCCACGGGCCATTACGCCCGGGTGGAGCAGCTTCCAGGCGGCAGATATGCTCTGAAAAAGTCGGCGACGGCGGCGAAGGACCAGACCTACGCCCTCTATAACCTGACTCAGGACCAGCTTGCCCACACGCTGATGCCGGTGGGGGAATACACCAAGGATGAGATTCGGAAGATGGCGGAGGAGCTTGGGCTTAACGTGGCCCACAAGGCCGACAGCCAAGAGATCTGCTTTATCCCGGATCATGACTACGCGAAATTCATCGAGGAGAATTCGGACGCGGTCCCGGGACCGGGGAATTTTGTGGACATGGACGGCAATGTGCTGGGCCGTCATGAGGGCATCACCCACTACACGGTGGGGCAGAGGAAAGGCCTGAACCTGTCCATGGGCCGGCCGGTATTCGTGGTGGAGATCCGCCCTGAGACAAACGAAGTGGTCATCGGGGATTCAGAAGATGTGTTTACGGATTCCCTGATCTGTGATAAACTCAACTGGATGGCAGTCGACGGCCTGCATGGAAAGGAAATGCAGGTCATGGCAAAGATCCGTTACAGCCACAAGGGCGCGCCCTGCGTGATCCGGGAAGCCGGGGAAGGGCTGGTGGAGTGCCGGTTCCTGGAAAAGGTGCGTGCGGTGACGCCGGGACAGGCTGTCGTGTTCTATGACGGAGATTATGTAGTAGGCGGAGGAACGATACGATGAAAAAGAATCTGGTTGTGCTTGGTATGCTGGCTGCGGCAGCTCTGACGGTGAGCGGCTGCGGAGCAGGGAAATATGAGAAGGTGGCGATTCCGCAGGTGCAGACGGTTGAAGGACCGTCGGAAGCAGGTGCGCCGGACGGTGATAAGGCTGGCGCGGGTCAGGCAGACAGCGGACTCTCTGGCAGCGCGCCGGTAGCGGAGAGCAGTTCGGTGGAGGCGGCGTTGACCACGGAGACTGCACCTGCCATGGAAGCGCGGGATGAGATGGTGTATGTGAATGCCACAGATCTCAACGTGCGCGTGGCTCCCCAGCCAGGAGCAGAGGTTGTGGCGGTTGTAAATACCGGGGCGGAGCTTAAACGTACCGGATACAGCGATTCCTGGAGCCGTGTGGAATACCAGGGAAGAGAGTGCTATGTGGCTTCCCAGTATCTGGTTTCTGAAAAACCCCAGGTCCCGGAGAACACTGCGGCAGCAGAGGCGGGAGCAGCGGGGGCAGGCGTATCAGAAGACGGCCTGGTGTCATTGAATCCAGACTGGAAGTACGCGGGATTTTCAAAGATCAATTCCGGTCAGGCGGTTTTGTACCGCGCACAGTCCAACCGGAAAAATAAAGTGGTCTGCGTCAATGCGGGACATGGGACCAAAGGCGGCTCCAGCGTAAAGACCCAGTGTCATCCGGACGGCACGCCCAAGGTGACCGGAGGTACCACCGGGGCGGGGGCCACCACGGCAGTGGCGGTTTCCAGCGGAATGCAGTTTTCGGATGGCACAGC
This portion of the Clostridium sp. AN503 genome encodes:
- a CDS encoding N-acetylmuramoyl-L-alanine amidase → MKKNLVVLGMLAAAALTVSGCGAGKYEKVAIPQVQTVEGPSEAGAPDGDKAGAGQADSGLSGSAPVAESSSVEAALTTETAPAMEARDEMVYVNATDLNVRVAPQPGAEVVAVVNTGAELKRTGYSDSWSRVEYQGRECYVASQYLVSEKPQVPENTAAAEAGAAGAGVSEDGLVSLNPDWKYAGFSKINSGQAVLYRAQSNRKNKVVCVNAGHGTKGGSSVKTQCHPDGTPKVTGGTTGAGATTAVAVSSGMQFSDGTAEAKVTLAMAKVLKDKLLARGYDVLMIRESDDVQLDNVARTVIANNMADCHIALHWDSTTSNKGAFYMSVPNVASYRAMEPVASHWQEHHALGDSLISGLKGAGVKIFSNGKMEMDLTQTSFSTVPSIDIELGDKASDHSASTLDTLGTGLADGVDQFFGR
- the nifS gene encoding cysteine desulfurase NifS, translating into MDKKMIYLDNAATTKTRPEVVEAMLPYFTELYGNPSSVYDFASPSKEAVTRAREIIAGSIGAKTNEIYFTAGGSESDNWAIKAAADAYQAKGNHIITSKVEHHAVLHTCHYLEQHGFEVTYLDVDENGVVKLEELKKAIRPTTILITIMFANNEIGTIQPVKEIGEIAKEHGILFHTDAVQAYGHVPVNVDEYHIDMMSASGHKISGPKGIGFLYIRTGVKIRSFVHGGAQERKRRAGTENVPGIVGLGKAAEIAMETLEERAEKEAQLRDYLMDRVMAEIPYTRINGQRVNRLPNNVNFSFQFVEGESLLILLDSKGICGSSGSACTSGSLDPSHVLLAIGLPHEIAHGSLRLTLSEENTQEEMDYVVDSLKAILERLRGMSPLYEDFMKKQAK
- the mnmA gene encoding tRNA 2-thiouridine(34) synthase MnmA, yielding MLNQNKKVVVGMSGGVDSSVAAWLLTQQGYEVIGVTMQIWQDEEETVQQENGGCCGLSAVDDARRVAWQLGIPYYVMNFKREFKASVMDYFVEEYLRGRTPNPCIACNRYVKWESLLKRSMDIGADYIATGHYARVEQLPGGRYALKKSATAAKDQTYALYNLTQDQLAHTLMPVGEYTKDEIRKMAEELGLNVAHKADSQEICFIPDHDYAKFIEENSDAVPGPGNFVDMDGNVLGRHEGITHYTVGQRKGLNLSMGRPVFVVEIRPETNEVVIGDSEDVFTDSLICDKLNWMAVDGLHGKEMQVMAKIRYSHKGAPCVIREAGEGLVECRFLEKVRAVTPGQAVVFYDGDYVVGGGTIR
- the nifU gene encoding Fe-S cluster assembly scaffold protein NifU; protein product: MYTEKVMDHFEHPRNVGELENPSGVGTVGNAKCGDIMRMYLDIDENQVIRDVKFKTFGCGAAVATSSMATELVKGKTVQEALTITNKAVMEALDGLPPVKVHCSLLAEEAIHAALWDYAQKNGIQIDGLKKPVSDISEHEDDGDEEY